The Magnolia sinica isolate HGM2019 chromosome 3, MsV1, whole genome shotgun sequence genome includes the window ACCGACAATTGGGACTGATCTGGAACTGCCAGTATTCTTTGAGTACTTGCTTGGTTGGCTCCCattccaagttttttttttttttttagttagcttgtcagttcacactacactgttagccacccccactagggaatcgataccaagacctcagtgttgaaacgaggtatctttcactcagcctaccacttgagctatggatctgggtgtttccATTCCAAGTTGATTGTTTTTCAAATTCTACTTCCTGAATGTTTTGGATTGTGCCACAGCTCCTATGGTCCTCGCAGTCGCTACAGGGATCCAATCTAGGAAAAAAACTGAAGTTATCTGTTTGGAATGATAAGTTGTTGGCTTTCTTGTTAATAACAGTTCTTTCATTTCCACTCTTAGAACACTGTTGTGTGACCTTTTCTGCTTTAGATGCTAAGCCTAGTAGGATAAGTCAGACACGTGCCCAAGAATTTTTCATGGAATGCAGATCTAAACAGGAGGATTTAAGCAATGAGATTTTCAATCTGCATGTACTTTGAAGCCAATTTTTTTCTGTTGtttttttaagggtttgtttTGACTTTTTACCTACAGTGAGTTTCTTTAGATCTTATGTCAGATCAATGGGGATGGACCATTTATATATTGTCTCAAACTGATACGCGATTTGCATTTTCATGACTTATTTTTTGAGATCTGCTTGTCGTTGACCAATCTGAATGTCTAGAAATTACTGGTCTGATTTGTACTGAAACTAATTAGAAAACAATGTGTTCGAAACTCTTCTGTTTTCCATACTATCTTATGACACCATATTCATGAGTTCTGAGGGCCTGCTATCAAAGTTGTTTGACATCGAAGTTGAATTGAAATCATCAATTTCATTCCATCAAGTTTCCTTTGTCATTGAATTCCTTTCATTGTGTAGTTCATTTTTTTTATGGAGAACGTTTTGGTTGCAGGTTCTGAATGGCATGCTGATATTCAAACAGAACAAAACCACCTTGGGCACAGTGACTTGCCAAGCTTCATTATGTACTCCTATGAAGAATGCCGCGATCCACCCCGCTTATTCCTGCTTGATAAgtatgttttttattattattattatttttttttgtggttacCATCAGGGTTGTGATTTTGATCATAACGACATGAAGATGCTGAGCACCTTTGGTTTTACTTATCAGGTTTGATACTGCTGGTGCTGGAGCCTGTTTGAAGAGATACTCTAATCCATCTTTTTTCAAGACGGTATGGGCTAGCTCAGAATTGGCAAATGCTGAGAAAGTTCGAAGAGAGAAGAAAGCTCAGAAAAGCAAGGTAACACTTCATTTTCTAAAATATTGTTTGACAGCTGTGTCAGACACATAGACGCACCTACTAGAATAAAATCTTAATGCATGTTTTATTAGCAGTGTTTATATGCTATTCATACAGTTCCAGCGTAATGAGTAATTTAGTACATCTTTCTAGATCTTATACGTTTATAAGCTAACTTATCTAGTAATACCCGTTGCGATGTCAGTGTATGTTTGCATGGATGTCTCGATATGTTAAGTTTTTCCAGGGTCCCACATGTCTGATCTGATGCCTTGTTTCCATGCCAGACCTGAGATGCGCAAACATAAAATGTCATTGTTAGCTATTCTGAGACTCATGTACGTTGGGCAGAATATGTTGGATTCATGTCAACTAAAGACAATACAACATTTTTTCAATGTTTTCATTATTGTTGAAGGAAATTCCATAGACTGAAGATCTACTGAAACTTGCCATTAGCATGACAGTCTGTATTTATCTGCCAAGATGCTTAGTCTAGAGTAGTtaactttcttcttccatttagTTAGCTAGAGCTGCTCATGTCTCAGGTTTGCCATAACGGCATAAGTCTGAGGTTTGCTTTGCACACAATCAAGATTCTAATGTATTATCGCTAAATGGGCAGAAAAAAGCATCACAtcagagaaatggagaaatccaACTTGATGCGACTATATCTCAGTGCTACAGCAGGTATATTATTCTGGTATATGCCTCGTACACAATTTGTGATTGTTTTAAAGCCTGTACTAATTTAACCATTCGACTCACAAATTGCTGCCATATACGATCCATTGAATTAACAACTTGACAGTGTCTTATTGAACAGAATACGGTTGGCCTCTCCGGATACCAATGGCCAAAGATTTGCTGCTCAAACTGCCTCAACATCTCGTATAAGATCCAAATCTGATCCGGAAAATGGATCCATGTCTCTTGATTCAAAACCTCAGCTGGACTTTGTTGAGCATGTTTTCAATATTAATTCTTCCATGGAACATGAAGGATTCGAACATGATGACTTGTCGTCTTCTAAACTAAAGGCGCAATATAATGGTACCCATACGTCCATTCTTCTCAACAGAAGAGATGGAGAAGATGTGGACATCGATTCGTCACATAAATCATTGCAACGGCGAAGTGCCTCTGGATCATCATCTGTTAGTTGGGATGAGAAGACGGAGATAGTAAAGCCTACAAGAAAACCATGTATAAGTATTCCTCAGGACCAGGGCCAAGCTTCAGAGACTCTGCCAGTGAACTTCGAACCTAAATTAGTGCAGCAGGCTTCTAGCCTTTCAAACATTCGTCAAGAGGATATGTTGTTTGATGTTGAAAATACACCAGAATCATATTCGGGTCGAAACCAATTTGATGAGGTTGTCAGTGAGACAGATAATTACGTGGATGCACTTAACACCATCGAATCTGAAATTGAGACTGATTCTGAGTGCCAAACCAAATGGGAAGTGGAGCTGCAATATGACTTCAAACATCAAGGAGTGGAAAATGGAACCGTTGGGATGCCCAAGATGGCTGCTCAAAATTCAAATTCCTCTGATGTTCAGTCTCCAATTTCTTCACAGTCAGTCTCTTCAGAGAGTCCAACCCATGCTCAACCACCTAAAATTACCAGCATGGCTTCTAACCCAGACACTGGTCTGTGTGGGAGTTCCGATCAACTTGATGTTTCGAGCATCAATGGTTTTGAATCTTTTAATGGCAATCCTTCTTCTGGATCCAGCATTCCCGATTCACAGGGAAAGAAGGTTACAGTCAGCTCAAGCAAGTCTCAAGAATCTCTGGAAACTTCTAATGCACCTTCCATTAACTTCTGGACAAATGGTGGCCTTTTAGGACTTGAGCCATCAAAACCTCCAGATTTCAGTGTCTCAAATGGTGCAAGTCAGAAACCTGCACCTGGTATTAAAAATGACGAAGGTGATCTTACAAGTCACGATGCGATGACCTGGCCGCATCATGATGAATCTAGTGGGAAATCAAGTACATTTGTTAAGTCTGTTGAACACACAGAACAAAACTCAAGCATTGAGGGAGAAAGAGATGGATGTCCTGATGTTTTCGGGCCCACTGATCTCAGCAATCTGCATCTTGATCAATCAGTTAGCAGAACCAGTAACTCAGTTCAACTAGTTGGTCGATCCGATGAGCATGATTTGACAGACACAAGTGCTGCAACTCCTGGAACTGAATTGCCAGCCATTTCTAATGTTGAGGTGCAATCCAGTGAATCTGGCCAAACCAACAATGAGGTATCATCCAGCATGTCCGGCATTAACTGTAAGCCTCCTGTAAATGGGCCTCCAAGGAAAGCATCACTTTTCCATGGCGATTCATCTGAACCATCTATCACTGTCAGTACGAATCCCATAAAGTGGCAGGAGAGACTTCGTCTTCTTGAGCAGAAGAAAGGGCAAAATGGAGTTGGATCTTGGACTTCCGATGACATGACCCTAAAAGAACAGCCTCAACTTGGATCACCAGAAAATCTGATTTCTTCCAAGTCTTATTACTTCAGTCATCCATCCCCACCACTGGAACATATGAAGATCTCTTTCCACCCTATGAATGGCCTGGAGACTTCCAAACTGAAATTGGAATTTCCAGATGGGCATCATTTTCACAAAATCAGTCAAGACTCTGATTCTCCTTCATTCCAGTTGCTTCCTAAACTCGCTATTCCACTGCAGGATATTGGTTCTGAATCTGATGATGACACATTCTATAAATCGTCTCCATATCCATCAGATGATCTTCTCAGTCCTCGTTCAGAATCAAACTCCGAGCATTGGGAATCTGCCGAAATGACTGGAAGCAAGGACCACGAGATATACGATGCTTTACGTAGAATCCCTTCGACTTCCTCCATCTCCAGCTCTTCTGAGATTGAGGGAAATTCAAATGCTGAACATGGCATTGAATCTGTTGACTTTGGTCCCGCACTCTATCTTCCAAGTTTGAATGTGACGAATTTCTTAATGAGTCAAAAAGAAGCAAAAAGTGATTCTGACAGAAAGCATCTGTTAGATCCTGCATTGCCATATCCTAATGAGCTCCCACCGCCGCCGCCACTCCCTCCACTGCAATGGAGAATGATGAAATCTGCATTTGCCTCAGCAGAAGATAAACAACATGATGTTTCCAATGCCAGCAATCAGCTAGAGGATCTGCAAGTTCGAGGACCCATTAGTTCTCCGCAGTCCAAGCCACCTCAACCAAAACCACCTCATATTGAGGAGGCAACTGCATCTCCTGACAAGGGCATGGTAGTCAACTAAACACTTTTTTTTGTTCTCTTTGTTTCTTATGCAGAAGAAAGTGTTGGTAATGCAGAATTGTTGCTCATGTGCCTGACTATGATATTTACTGACTATGATATTTAATTTACTATGCAGCAAGATCGGCAGAGGCTGAATGGGTGCAGGGAAGTGAGTAAGGCTGCAAATGACGAGGTGGTGGATGAAAGGGAAGATTTTCTGCAGCAAATCAGAGCCAAGGTGAGTGCTGGGTGTTTTCTGAATAGGGGGAGAGGCCTCATAATTGAATTGAATAGGGCATGAGAATGCTTTTATAATCTTTTTATAGTTTTCCATATCTTTCTCAGCCTGTATTTATATTCCTTCCTCTAGAAAGCAATGGTGATCCTTCTGGCCAAAGAAATGTCATAATGATTCATGGTGACATTTTATAGAACTGGTGGATCTTTTAATCCGAAAAGAGTTGTAATGCAATTCGTGCAATAGATTGAAGAAGGAATTCCTGGCAGGTACCAATGTGGCGTGTGCATGCAAAATTTGCATCATTCACAGATTAGGCCCACCACAAACATGCCCGGGTGCAAAAATTAGGCTTGTCCGCTCATTTAGTTGGTCACACTTGTgtgtgaaaaatggatggtttgaaaAGAGTTCAACTGTCCATGTTCAAAATACAAATGTCACTAATCCGACATTTAAACatgcctgattttttatttttttttgggccaaGGTATGTTGATAGTGACCACACCTGATGAACATCCCGGATGCCTGACATGTGTGCCACATTGGTGCTTGTGCCAGAAATCTCCTCTGCAATCTGTCTCATACAAATCACCTTAGAATTTCTCTTTTTAATCCTTGAGGTGAATGGTGGGCATTTTTAGAAAATGACCATGGAGAACAATGATACCAAAAACCACAATTGATGATCTATAATGTTTCCACTCTGAAGCAACAAAAAAAAGGACAAAATgaacaaaaaaatagaaagaaagaaagaaagaaatctcGTTAGCTATGGAACCATCATCCATAGTGAAAGATGGTTTCTTGAAAATTATACGTTCAAATGATAGAGATTTTGCTGGACCTTATTGGGTTAACATTTTTCCTATAACTTTCAAGGGCCCCCAAATAGTGGAGtattttttagaagaaaagaaagaaggctTTCTTGGTGAaggtgttttcttcttcttcttcttcttcttcttcttctttttttaagggtttgtgagaaaccctcccttccaattgaattgtggaaggatAGAGatttgtttggtggtggattc containing:
- the LOC131240998 gene encoding protein SCAR3-like isoform X1, with the protein product MVPTCKKKKIVYRAKPGSHAWNSSFILSSSGNQDIQVIYENSKLQLGKIQDLPGNDVWKKQGRIPCREGNVFVFDTRAIQHSWVSVSEPTNSRSTGKGEDMPLTRFQVRNEFRLGDPELFRGASKDDPKAFLDGVAVAGLVGILRQLGDLADFAAEIFHDLHEQVTTTAARSHQMMTRVQRVEAALPPLEKAVFAQTSHLHFAYTPGSEWHADIQTEQNHLGHSDLPSFIMYSYEECRDPPRLFLLDKFDTAGAGACLKRYSNPSFFKTVWASSELANAEKVRREKKAQKSKKKASHQRNGEIQLDATISQCYSSVLLNRIRLASPDTNGQRFAAQTASTSRIRSKSDPENGSMSLDSKPQLDFVEHVFNINSSMEHEGFEHDDLSSSKLKAQYNGTHTSILLNRRDGEDVDIDSSHKSLQRRSASGSSSVSWDEKTEIVKPTRKPCISIPQDQGQASETLPVNFEPKLVQQASSLSNIRQEDMLFDVENTPESYSGRNQFDEVVSETDNYVDALNTIESEIETDSECQTKWEVELQYDFKHQGVENGTVGMPKMAAQNSNSSDVQSPISSQSVSSESPTHAQPPKITSMASNPDTGLCGSSDQLDVSSINGFESFNGNPSSGSSIPDSQGKKVTVSSSKSQESLETSNAPSINFWTNGGLLGLEPSKPPDFSVSNGASQKPAPGIKNDEGDLTSHDAMTWPHHDESSGKSSTFVKSVEHTEQNSSIEGERDGCPDVFGPTDLSNLHLDQSVSRTSNSVQLVGRSDEHDLTDTSAATPGTELPAISNVEVQSSESGQTNNEVSSSMSGINCKPPVNGPPRKASLFHGDSSEPSITVSTNPIKWQERLRLLEQKKGQNGVGSWTSDDMTLKEQPQLGSPENLISSKSYYFSHPSPPLEHMKISFHPMNGLETSKLKLEFPDGHHFHKISQDSDSPSFQLLPKLAIPLQDIGSESDDDTFYKSSPYPSDDLLSPRSESNSEHWESAEMTGSKDHEIYDALRRIPSTSSISSSSEIEGNSNAEHGIESVDFGPALYLPSLNVTNFLMSQKEAKSDSDRKHLLDPALPYPNELPPPPPLPPLQWRMMKSAFASAEDKQHDVSNASNQLEDLQVRGPISSPQSKPPQPKPPHIEEATASPDKGMQDRQRLNGCREVSKAANDEVVDEREDFLQQIRAKSFSLRPTLATRPSFTPRPTTNIKVVAILEKANAIRQACVGSDDDVGDDENWSDG
- the LOC131240998 gene encoding protein SCAR3-like isoform X2; amino-acid sequence: MVPTCKKKKIVYRAKPGSHAWNSSFILSSSGNQDIQVIYENSKLQLGKIQDLPGNDVWKKQGRIPCREGNVFVFDTRAIQHSWVSVSEPTNSRSTGKGEDMPLTRFQVRNEFRLGDPELFRGASKDDPKAFLDGVAVAGLVGILRQLGDLADFAAEIFHDLHEQVTTTAARSHQMMTRVQRVEAALPPLEKAVFAQTSHLHFAYTPGSEWHADIQTEQNHLGHSDLPSFIMYSYEECRDPPRLFLLDKFDTAGAGACLKRYSNPSFFKTVWASSELANAEKVRREKKAQKSKKKASHQRNGEIQLDATISQCYSRIRLASPDTNGQRFAAQTASTSRIRSKSDPENGSMSLDSKPQLDFVEHVFNINSSMEHEGFEHDDLSSSKLKAQYNGTHTSILLNRRDGEDVDIDSSHKSLQRRSASGSSSVSWDEKTEIVKPTRKPCISIPQDQGQASETLPVNFEPKLVQQASSLSNIRQEDMLFDVENTPESYSGRNQFDEVVSETDNYVDALNTIESEIETDSECQTKWEVELQYDFKHQGVENGTVGMPKMAAQNSNSSDVQSPISSQSVSSESPTHAQPPKITSMASNPDTGLCGSSDQLDVSSINGFESFNGNPSSGSSIPDSQGKKVTVSSSKSQESLETSNAPSINFWTNGGLLGLEPSKPPDFSVSNGASQKPAPGIKNDEGDLTSHDAMTWPHHDESSGKSSTFVKSVEHTEQNSSIEGERDGCPDVFGPTDLSNLHLDQSVSRTSNSVQLVGRSDEHDLTDTSAATPGTELPAISNVEVQSSESGQTNNEVSSSMSGINCKPPVNGPPRKASLFHGDSSEPSITVSTNPIKWQERLRLLEQKKGQNGVGSWTSDDMTLKEQPQLGSPENLISSKSYYFSHPSPPLEHMKISFHPMNGLETSKLKLEFPDGHHFHKISQDSDSPSFQLLPKLAIPLQDIGSESDDDTFYKSSPYPSDDLLSPRSESNSEHWESAEMTGSKDHEIYDALRRIPSTSSISSSSEIEGNSNAEHGIESVDFGPALYLPSLNVTNFLMSQKEAKSDSDRKHLLDPALPYPNELPPPPPLPPLQWRMMKSAFASAEDKQHDVSNASNQLEDLQVRGPISSPQSKPPQPKPPHIEEATASPDKGMQDRQRLNGCREVSKAANDEVVDEREDFLQQIRAKSFSLRPTLATRPSFTPRPTTNIKVVAILEKANAIRQACVGSDDDVGDDENWSDG
- the LOC131240998 gene encoding SCAR-like protein 2 isoform X3, which produces MYSYEECRDPPRLFLLDKFDTAGAGACLKRYSNPSFFKTVWASSELANAEKVRREKKAQKSKKKASHQRNGEIQLDATISQCYSSVLLNRIRLASPDTNGQRFAAQTASTSRIRSKSDPENGSMSLDSKPQLDFVEHVFNINSSMEHEGFEHDDLSSSKLKAQYNGTHTSILLNRRDGEDVDIDSSHKSLQRRSASGSSSVSWDEKTEIVKPTRKPCISIPQDQGQASETLPVNFEPKLVQQASSLSNIRQEDMLFDVENTPESYSGRNQFDEVVSETDNYVDALNTIESEIETDSECQTKWEVELQYDFKHQGVENGTVGMPKMAAQNSNSSDVQSPISSQSVSSESPTHAQPPKITSMASNPDTGLCGSSDQLDVSSINGFESFNGNPSSGSSIPDSQGKKVTVSSSKSQESLETSNAPSINFWTNGGLLGLEPSKPPDFSVSNGASQKPAPGIKNDEGDLTSHDAMTWPHHDESSGKSSTFVKSVEHTEQNSSIEGERDGCPDVFGPTDLSNLHLDQSVSRTSNSVQLVGRSDEHDLTDTSAATPGTELPAISNVEVQSSESGQTNNEVSSSMSGINCKPPVNGPPRKASLFHGDSSEPSITVSTNPIKWQERLRLLEQKKGQNGVGSWTSDDMTLKEQPQLGSPENLISSKSYYFSHPSPPLEHMKISFHPMNGLETSKLKLEFPDGHHFHKISQDSDSPSFQLLPKLAIPLQDIGSESDDDTFYKSSPYPSDDLLSPRSESNSEHWESAEMTGSKDHEIYDALRRIPSTSSISSSSEIEGNSNAEHGIESVDFGPALYLPSLNVTNFLMSQKEAKSDSDRKHLLDPALPYPNELPPPPPLPPLQWRMMKSAFASAEDKQHDVSNASNQLEDLQVRGPISSPQSKPPQPKPPHIEEATASPDKGMQDRQRLNGCREVSKAANDEVVDEREDFLQQIRAKSFSLRPTLATRPSFTPRPTTNIKVVAILEKANAIRQACVGSDDDVGDDENWSDG